The genomic interval CGTGCTGGCATGTATGTGGAACCGCATACGCTCACCGTTGGTAGTCAAGATACCACAGGACCGATGACGCGAGATGAGATCAAAGAGCTTGCAGCGCTTGGGTTTAGTGCCGATCTTGTGATGCAAAGCTTTTGCCACACCGCGGCGTATCCCAAACCAAGCGATGTTAAACTTCACCATACGCTTCCTGCATTTATCACATCACGCTCAGGTGTGAGTCTTAATGCAGGCGATGGTGTTATCCACTCATGGCTTAACCGTATGGTGCTTCCAGACACTGTAGGAACAGGTGGGGATAGCCATACACGTTTTCCTATTGGTATCTCATTTCCAGCAGGTTCAGGTCTTGTTGCCTTTGCCGCTGTAACAGGAAGTATGCCGCTTAATATGCCTGAATCGGTTTTGGTACGTTTTAAAGGTGAAATGCAACCGGGTATTACGCTTCGTGATCTTGTCAATGCTATTCCTTACTATGCGATCAAAAAAGGGCTTTTGACTGTTCCTAAAAAGAATAAAAAGAATATTTTTGCAGGAAAAATCCTCGAAATCGAAGGACTTCCAAAACTCAAAGTCGAGCAAGCATTTGAACTCAGTGACGCTTCAGCAGAGCGAAGTGCCGCTGCGTGTGCTGTAGCGCTCGATGTTGAGCCTATCGTTGAGTATCTCAAATCCAACATCACTCTCCTTGAAGCGATGGTCAAAGCAGGTTACGCGGATGCCAAAACATTGCAACGAAGAGCCGACAAAATGAAAGCGTGGATAGCGGATCCTAAGCTTTTAAAAGCAGACGCCAATGCGCAGTATGCAGAAGTGATTGAAATTGATCTTACAGAGATCAAAGAGCCAATTCTTGCATGCCCGAATGATCCTGATGATGTCGCAACACTGAGCGAAGTGCTTGCCGATGACAATCGTCCTAAGAAAATCGATGAAGTCTTTGTAGGAAGCTGTATGACGAACATTGGTCATTATCGTGCGCTTGGTGAAGTGTTACAAGGCGAGGGAAAAGTGCCAACGACACTGTGGATCGCACCTCCTACGAAAATGGATAAAGATCAACTTACCAACGAAGGGTATTATTCCATCTTTGGAACATCGGGTGCACGTATCGAAATCCCTGGGTGTTCCCTTTGTATGGGAAATCAAGCCAATGTTAAAGAGGGTGCGGTTGTCTTCTCCACATCAACCCGTAACTTTGATAACCGTATGGGGCCCAACTCCAAAGTCTATCTCGGTAGTGCTGAGTTAGCGGCACTTTGCGCGCTTTTGGGACGCCTTCCAAGTGTGGAAGAGTACATGAGCTTAGTGCCTAAAAAATTAGCAGGTAAGACGGAC from Sulfurospirillum multivorans DSM 12446 carries:
- the acnB gene encoding bifunctional aconitate hydratase 2/2-methylisocitrate dehydratase, which translates into the protein MSFFQAYEAEVNERAKLGVPPLPLDAKKTAEVVELLKKEEGDQAFLRDLLANRVPPGVDEAAYVKAAFLNDVAQKNVTCKAISPVYAIELLGTMFGGYNVQPLVDALSSKDEAVARAACNALKHTVLVYSSFNDIEALCKTNVYAKEVMTSWANAEWFTNKPSLAEKITVAVLKVAGETNTDDLSPASEAFTRSDIPLHANAMLVKRLPGSIEKIKELIAKGYEVAYVGDVVGTGSSRKSGINSIQWFMGREIPNVPNKKTGGLILGSTIAPIFFNTAEDSGALPIEVNVESLETGDLIDVYPLAGKIEKNGIVVGTFKLSPNTLADEYRAGGRIPLIIGRGLTTKARASLGMGAENIFAKPEQPEEQKGVGYTLAQKMVGRACGVEGVRAGMYVEPHTLTVGSQDTTGPMTRDEIKELAALGFSADLVMQSFCHTAAYPKPSDVKLHHTLPAFITSRSGVSLNAGDGVIHSWLNRMVLPDTVGTGGDSHTRFPIGISFPAGSGLVAFAAVTGSMPLNMPESVLVRFKGEMQPGITLRDLVNAIPYYAIKKGLLTVPKKNKKNIFAGKILEIEGLPKLKVEQAFELSDASAERSAAACAVALDVEPIVEYLKSNITLLEAMVKAGYADAKTLQRRADKMKAWIADPKLLKADANAQYAEVIEIDLTEIKEPILACPNDPDDVATLSEVLADDNRPKKIDEVFVGSCMTNIGHYRALGEVLQGEGKVPTTLWIAPPTKMDKDQLTNEGYYSIFGTSGARIEIPGCSLCMGNQANVKEGAVVFSTSTRNFDNRMGPNSKVYLGSAELAALCALLGRLPSVEEYMSLVPKKLAGKTDKVYKYLNFNLIEDYELAN